CTAAGCCTGCCATTATGGGAATTATAAATGTTTCTCCTAATTCTTTTTATAATCCTTATGTTGATTTAAGTTCTACTTTTTATACAGCGGAAAAGATGGTGCATGATGGAGTAGATATATTAGATGTGGGTGGAGAAGCTACTAATCCTTTAGTGAATATTAGTACCGATTCACCTTCTTTACAGGTAGAGCTTGATCGCTTGATACCGGCTATCGAAGGAATAAAGAAACGATTTGACATTTTAATTTCTGTTGATACTAGTCGTCCTCAAGTTATGAAAGCAGCAATTAATGTTGGAGCGGATATCATTAATGACCAACGCGCTTTACAAAATGCGGGTGCGTTAGAAACAGTCAAAGAGTTAAACAGTCCTGTTTGTCTAATGCATTTTGGTTCCGAATCAAAACGATTGGATTCGAGTACATGTACCTTTTTTTTGACAACTGTAAAAAAGGATTTACAAGCTATCGTAGAGCGCTGTGAAAATCATGGGATTTCACGAAACCAGATGATTATTGATCTTGGCTTTGGGCAAGGCCATTACGGAAAAAGTTTAAAAGAAAACTTTTATTTACTTAATCATCTATCCGAGTTTTTGTCTTTTGGATTACCTATATTATCAGGGTGGTCTCGTAAATCAATGATTGGTGACGTTTTGTTAACTCAGTCGCCTAAAGATCGGTTGTTTGGGAGCATCGCTGCTGATGTATTAGCTGTTTATCAAGGAGCTTCTATTATTCGTACGCACGACGTTAAAGCTAGTCGAGAAGCAGTGTACGTCGCTGATTACGCTCGAAGATTAATGTAGATTGTATTTAGGAAGAATATGGAGGAAGAAAGCATGCAAAAAAAATATTTTGGGACTGATGGAATTCGAGGAAAAGTGGGAAAATCACTGATTAATCCTGAATTTATGTTAAAGCTTGGTTGGGCAATAGGAAAAATATTAGCAAATAATTGTCGTACAGCAACTGTTTTGATTGGAAAAGATACACGCATTTCAGGTTATATGATTGAATCAGCTCTACAAGCTGGATTGTCTGCAGCTGGAGTTAATGTTAAACTAACCGGTCCAATTCCTACTCCTGCTATTGCGTATTTAACTCATTCAGTTCGTGCTGATGCAGGCATCGTGATTAGTGCTTCACACAATAGCTATCCTGACAATGGAGTGAAATTTTTTAATAGGGAAGGGTTTAAACTATCTAATGCATTAGAATTGGCTATTGAGGAGAATATTGATAAGCCAATGCGCACCGTATCAATTGATCGTTTAGGGAAAACAATGAGAATGCATGAGGCTTATGGTCGATATATTGAATTTTGTAAAAGCACTTTTCCTTCTAATTTATCTTTAAAACAATTAAAAATTGTAATCGATTGTGCTAACGGTGCTGTCTATTCTGTTGCCCCTATTATTTTTCATGAATTGGGTTCCGATGTGATTGCCATCGGTAATGAACCAAATGGATTTAATATTAATCACGGATATGGCACCACTAATACTCAAAAGCTCCAGAAGAGCGTTCTTACATATAAAGCCGATGTTGGTATAGCTTTCGATGGCGATGGAGACCGTTTAATCATGATAGACAATTATGGTTCTAGAGTAGACGGAGATGAATTACTGTGCATTATGGCCATTAATCGTTTTTATTTGAAAGAGCATTGTCCGTTGGGAGTAGTTGGCACTGTAATGAGTAATTTAGGATTAGAACAAGCATTAAAGCGACACAGTATTGCTTTTGAACGATCGCCAGTAGGTGATCGTTGTGTTTTAGAGTTAATACGACAAAAGGGTTGGTTATTAGGCGGTGAATCTTCTGGTCACATTGTCGATCTTAATTTTACTACCACGGGAGATGGTATTATTACTGCTTTACAAATATTAAGAATTATGCAGCAGACAAACAGTTCTCTATCAGAGCTTAAGAAAGTAATGACTAAATATCCACAAGCGTTAATTAATATTCCTATTAACAATGATATACCGAATACAAAATACTTAATTATTAGAAAGGCGATAATAGAAGAAGCAAAAAAAAGACTAAGCGGCAGAGGTCGAGTATTGGTGCGCCCTTCGGGAACAGAACCTGTCATGCGAGTAATGGTAGAAGGATATGATAAAGACATTATAAAAAAAACTGTTGATATATTAGCAATAACAGTAGAAAAAACGTTTTGTATAAAATTGAATGAAATGCATATCTTGTATTCTTAGAAATCCTGCTTTGTTATTTTGCAATAATAAAAGCAGGACCCCATGCGTTCTGTGCTTCTTTGTCTCTATTAGTTGCTGTTAAGATGGAATTTTGTTATTGCTCGCGACAAATTTTTAAGAAGTAGATAAACTGCCAAACTTTTAAAGGAAAGCTATTGCATGAGAATTAACGAGGAAGCTCTAACTTTTGACGATGTTTTATTATTACCTGACTATTCAGAAATCTTGCCTAGAGATGTTTTACTTACCACTAATCTAACTCGTAACATAACTCTTAATGTTCCTCTTTTATCTGCTGCCATGGATACTGTGACTGAGGCGCGATTAGCTATTGCGTTAGCTGAAGCTGGGGGTATGGGAATTTTGCATAAAAATATGAGTCCAGAACGTCAAGCAAATGAAGTGCGAAAAGTAAAAAAATTTGAAAGTGTTGTTGTATTTGATCCCGTTATTGTTTCTCCGGATAGTACCATTAGAGAACTTAAAGAAATTTCTAGTGAGTACAATATTTCGGGACTTCCTGTTGTAAAGGATAAACAACTCGTTGGGATTATAACCAATCGCGATATCCGTTTCGAATTAGACATGGAACAGAAAGTTGCTAGTTTAATGACCCCGAAAGAACGCCTTATTACCATTAAAGAAAATGCCACAAGAGAAGAAATTATTAATCTCTTTCGACGACATAGTGTGGAAAAACTACTTGTTGTTAATGGAAGTTTTGAATTGTGTGGGTTAATTACAGTAAAAGATATTCTTCGTTCGGAGAAGAATCCTAATTCTTGTAAAACTGTTTCTGGACAATTACGAGTTGGTGCGGCTATTAATACGGGAGATAAAGATCCTGACCGAATACCTGCTTTAGTATCAGAGGGTGTAGACATTCTAGTAGTAGATACTGCACATGGTCATTCGAAACAAGTTATTGATCGAGTAAAATGGATTAAACAGCATTATCCAGACGTACCTGTAATTGCCGGGAATATAGCTACCGCTGCAGCAGCAAGGGCATTGGCTAATTCTGGGGCTGATGCAATTAAAGTAGGTATTGGACCCGGTTCTATTTGTATTACCCGCATTATAGCAGGCATAGGGGTGCCACAGATTACCGCAATTGCACAGGTAGCTTCTGAATTAAAAAACGATGACATTTCTATTATCGCAGATGGTGGGGTTCGATTCTCTGGAGATATTTGTAAAGCTATTGCAGCTGGCGCACATGCCGTGATGATTGGTGGATTGTTTGCTGGTACGGAAGAGGCACCCGGTGAAGAAGTTTTATATCAAGGTCGTTCCTACAAGTCTTATCGTGGTATGGGATCTACTGGAGCTATGTTTGGAACTTATAGCTCATCTGATCGGTACTTTCAGGAATCACAAAAGAGTCAAGCAAAATATGTACCAGAAGGTATTGAAGGGCGTGTTCCTTACAAAGGTCCTTTACGAGGAGTGGTACATCAACTAATTGGTGGTCTACGTTCTGGTATGGGTTATACTGGGTGTAAAACAATTATGGAGATGCGAACAAAAACTCGATTTGTCCGGATAACAAGTGCAGGAATTCAAGAGAGTCATGTTCATGATGTGACTATAACGAGAGAATCACCTAACTATTCACTGGAAAAGTAAATGAAGCATTAGAGAAGAGTGTAAGGATTTAAATGCTTTTTATTTCTGTTTACCTTTAATTATAAGCATGAAAAAGAATATTTCCAAAGATATTTATCGACATCAAAATCAAATTTTGATTCTTGATTTTGGTTCACAGTATGCACAGTTGATTGCCAGAAGAATACGTGAGATTGGAGCGTATTGCGAATTAATGTCTTGTAAAGTTGACGAGCATATTATTCGTAATTTTACTCCTTGCGGTATTATTCTCTCTGGAGGTCCTGAAACAGTTACTTTAAATCATGCATTGCGTGCTCCTTCTATTGTTTTTAAAATTGGTTGTCCAATATTGGGGATTTGCTATGGTATGCAAACAATGGTTTATCAATTGGGTGGAAAAGTTGCGCCTGCCAAGGCTGAGTTTGGGCATAAGGAATTGCGGATACTAAAGTCTATACTACCGTTTAAAAACATCGGTGATCGTACTTCTACAGATGGTATTCCTTTGTTGGACGTTTGGATGAGTCATAGTGATTCTGTTACAGAATTGCCAAAAGGATTTGAAATAATTGCTAGCACTGATCGTTCTCCTTATGCAGCAATAGCTGATTGCAATCGACAATTCTTCGGTGTGCAGTTCCATCCTGAAGTTACTCATACGTCTCAAGGAGACAATATCTTAACGCAGTTTGTTAAAGATATTTGTCAATGTTCAGTAATATGGACAACAAAGAATATTATTGCAGATAGTATTTATAATATTCGTAATAGAATTCATCAGAAAGAAAGAGTTATTGTAGGATTATCTGGTGGTGTAGATTCTTCTGTAACAGCAGCTATTATACATAAAGCCATTGGTGATCGATTAATATGTATTTTTATAGACACTGGTCTACTTCGTTTGCACGAACTAGACGAGGTTTTATATGTTTTCAAGCAATTAGGTATAAAAGTTATTTGCATTAATGCCAAAGAACGTTTTATAAATGCTCTAAAAGGTGTTTCGGAACCAGAAGACAAACGTAAAATTTTGGGTGAACAATTTATTCGGGTTTTTGAAACAGAAGCTAAAAGATTAAATGTTAAGTGGTTAGGTCAAGGAACAATTTACTCAGATGTTATTGAATCCGCAAAGACAAACACTGGGAAAAAGGATCATCCTATTAAAACACATCATAATGTTGGAGGATTACCACTTCGAATGGATTTGCAGCTTATTGAACCGTTACGTGAATTATTTAAAGATGAAGTTTGTAAGTTGGGGTTAGAGTTGAATTTACCTCATAATATAGTGTATCGACATCCTTTTCCTGGACCTGGTCTGGCTATTCGTATTTTAGGAGAAATTAAACATAAATATATTAATATACTACAGCGTGCCGATGCGATTTTTATTGAAGAATTAAAAAAACACTGTCATTATTTTTCAGTAAATCAGGCTTTTGTCGTTTTTATGCCAATCAAATCGGTTGGTGTTAAAGGGGATACTCGTCATTATGGTTACGTAGTAGCGTTACGAGTTGTAAAGACTACAGATTTTATGACGGCACAATGGGTAGAATTGCCTTATGCTTTTTTAGTAGAAGTTAGTCAAAGGATTGTAAATGAAATCAAAGAAATCTCACGCGTGCTTTATGATATTACTAATAAACCCCCTGCAACAATTGAATGGGAATAACAAAATAAAATAACAAAGATTTTATTTATTATTTTACTTTGACAGAAATAACTGAAATTATTTTTATTTTTCGCTGTAGAGTAACGAGTTTCTTATGTTTCGTAAAAAAATATATAGATTGCATTTGTAATGTAATTTTTGCTATTCGTAAATAAAATCAGTATTTTTAAACGAGACAGAGTATAATGGAAAGCACAATATTCTTGATCCGTGTTCTTTATTATACTGTCCGATGGTTAATAATAAATTAAGGCTATAAATAATATGAAATAAAGTATTTAACTTCATAAAGAATTATGAAAAAAAAATTGGCTATTTCAGTAATTTGTGGTGGTCGTTCTGCTGAACACGAAATTTCCATCCAATCGGCTAGAAACGTAGTAATAGCTTTGAACCTTGATAGATATGAAGTTTCTGTAATATTTATTGATCGCAATGGTAAATGGTATCTTATTGATAATACTGCAAGTTTTTTAACTCAAATGCCTCAGCATTTAATCTATACTCAAAAAATTACACCTATTACCGTTGCATTAGGAATGCACATGCAACCATGGCAATCACTTAATGAAGAGAGGAATCTCTATAGAGTTGATTGTGTGTTTCCTATGATTCATGGTACTCAAGGAGAGGATGGTGTTCTGCAAGGTCTTTTAGAATTATTACGTCTACCTTATGTAGGTGCTGATGTTCAAAGTTCCGCTATCTGTATTAAAAAAGATATTGCGAAAAGTCTATTACGAGCAGCGGGAATAGCAGTAGCCGATTGGTATACAATATGGTCATTTAATCGATTAGAAGGGATATATAAAAATCTTGTTTATCAGTGGAAAACTACTGAACTGTTTATGAAAGCTGTGAGTTTAGGGTCTTCTGTGGCTACTGCTTTCATTAGAAATGCGAAAGAATTTCAAAAAGGAGCTGAGAATATTTTTTATTACGATAATCGACTAATTGTTGAGCCTCGAATATATGGACGAGAAATTGCATGTGCTGTACTAGGTAACAATAAAAATCCAAAAGCTGCTTTACTAAGTGAAGCAATACCCACAAGAAATAGTTTTTATTCTTATGAAGAAAAATATATAAACCATGATAAGAAAATAACTGCTACTACAAAAATTGTTGATGATCTTTCGCAAGAAAAAATTCGTAAGATTCAGAGAGTAGCTATAGATGCTTTTAAAGTCGTCCACTGTTTTGGAATGGCAAGAGTGGATTTTTTTCTAACGTCTAAGGAACAAATTATAGTAAATGAAATAAATACAATCCCAGGATTCACTAGTGTGAGCATGTATCCAAAAATGTGGGAAGCAACAGGTTTATCTTATTCTGCGCTTTTAGATCGTTTAATTGAATTGGCAATAGAGCGTTATCAAGATCAGAAAAAATTGATTTATCATTATAACTTCAAAAGTAATAATAAGATACGTAAT
The genomic region above belongs to Coxiella endosymbiont of Amblyomma americanum and contains:
- the guaB gene encoding IMP dehydrogenase, whose translation is MRINEEALTFDDVLLLPDYSEILPRDVLLTTNLTRNITLNVPLLSAAMDTVTEARLAIALAEAGGMGILHKNMSPERQANEVRKVKKFESVVVFDPVIVSPDSTIRELKEISSEYNISGLPVVKDKQLVGIITNRDIRFELDMEQKVASLMTPKERLITIKENATREEIINLFRRHSVEKLLVVNGSFELCGLITVKDILRSEKNPNSCKTVSGQLRVGAAINTGDKDPDRIPALVSEGVDILVVDTAHGHSKQVIDRVKWIKQHYPDVPVIAGNIATAAAARALANSGADAIKVGIGPGSICITRIIAGIGVPQITAIAQVASELKNDDISIIADGGVRFSGDICKAIAAGAHAVMIGGLFAGTEEAPGEEVLYQGRSYKSYRGMGSTGAMFGTYSSSDRYFQESQKSQAKYVPEGIEGRVPYKGPLRGVVHQLIGGLRSGMGYTGCKTIMEMRTKTRFVRITSAGIQESHVHDVTITRESPNYSLEK
- the glmM gene encoding phosphoglucosamine mutase, translating into MQKKYFGTDGIRGKVGKSLINPEFMLKLGWAIGKILANNCRTATVLIGKDTRISGYMIESALQAGLSAAGVNVKLTGPIPTPAIAYLTHSVRADAGIVISASHNSYPDNGVKFFNREGFKLSNALELAIEENIDKPMRTVSIDRLGKTMRMHEAYGRYIEFCKSTFPSNLSLKQLKIVIDCANGAVYSVAPIIFHELGSDVIAIGNEPNGFNINHGYGTTNTQKLQKSVLTYKADVGIAFDGDGDRLIMIDNYGSRVDGDELLCIMAINRFYLKEHCPLGVVGTVMSNLGLEQALKRHSIAFERSPVGDRCVLELIRQKGWLLGGESSGHIVDLNFTTTGDGIITALQILRIMQQTNSSLSELKKVMTKYPQALINIPINNDIPNTKYLIIRKAIIEEAKKRLSGRGRVLVRPSGTEPVMRVMVEGYDKDIIKKTVDILAITVEKTFCIKLNEMHILYS
- the folP gene encoding dihydropteroate synthase, with the translated sequence MKNIKFCLYLRGNRKIVFSKPAIMGIINVSPNSFYNPYVDLSSTFYTAEKMVHDGVDILDVGGEATNPLVNISTDSPSLQVELDRLIPAIEGIKKRFDILISVDTSRPQVMKAAINVGADIINDQRALQNAGALETVKELNSPVCLMHFGSESKRLDSSTCTFFLTTVKKDLQAIVERCENHGISRNQMIIDLGFGQGHYGKSLKENFYLLNHLSEFLSFGLPILSGWSRKSMIGDVLLTQSPKDRLFGSIAADVLAVYQGASIIRTHDVKASREAVYVADYARRLM
- the guaA gene encoding glutamine-hydrolyzing GMP synthase, with protein sequence MSKDIYRHQNQILILDFGSQYAQLIARRIREIGAYCELMSCKVDEHIIRNFTPCGIILSGGPETVTLNHALRAPSIVFKIGCPILGICYGMQTMVYQLGGKVAPAKAEFGHKELRILKSILPFKNIGDRTSTDGIPLLDVWMSHSDSVTELPKGFEIIASTDRSPYAAIADCNRQFFGVQFHPEVTHTSQGDNILTQFVKDICQCSVIWTTKNIIADSIYNIRNRIHQKERVIVGLSGGVDSSVTAAIIHKAIGDRLICIFIDTGLLRLHELDEVLYVFKQLGIKVICINAKERFINALKGVSEPEDKRKILGEQFIRVFETEAKRLNVKWLGQGTIYSDVIESAKTNTGKKDHPIKTHHNVGGLPLRMDLQLIEPLRELFKDEVCKLGLELNLPHNIVYRHPFPGPGLAIRILGEIKHKYINILQRADAIFIEELKKHCHYFSVNQAFVVFMPIKSVGVKGDTRHYGYVVALRVVKTTDFMTAQWVELPYAFLVEVSQRIVNEIKEISRVLYDITNKPPATIEWE
- a CDS encoding D-alanine--D-alanine ligase family protein, translated to MKKKLAISVICGGRSAEHEISIQSARNVVIALNLDRYEVSVIFIDRNGKWYLIDNTASFLTQMPQHLIYTQKITPITVALGMHMQPWQSLNEERNLYRVDCVFPMIHGTQGEDGVLQGLLELLRLPYVGADVQSSAICIKKDIAKSLLRAAGIAVADWYTIWSFNRLEGIYKNLVYQWKTTELFMKAVSLGSSVATAFIRNAKEFQKGAENIFYYDNRLIVEPRIYGREIACAVLGNNKNPKAALLSEAIPTRNSFYSYEEKYINHDKKITATTKIVDDLSQEKIRKIQRVAIDAFKVVHCFGMARVDFFLTSKEQIIVNEINTIPGFTSVSMYPKMWEATGLSYSALLDRLIELAIERYQDQKKLIYHYNFKSNNKIRN